In Porphyrobacter sp. LM 6, one DNA window encodes the following:
- a CDS encoding efflux RND transporter periplasmic adaptor subunit translates to MFRNVSFARQILPVAALIGVVIAAWLIFVGLPDRSTTAPGEQPPKATGQLANAPRVAGAGVVEPASEVIDIGAALSGLVTEVRVRPGDRVAKGDVLFLVDARAARAQLDQATAAIGEARAAIAEASAAQSTARQQLALYRSLSDPAAVSRAEVIRAEGEDAAATSRLGLARARLAAAQAAAGAARTEIERLVVHAPIAGEILAVNVRPGEFVATQGGGNSQPFIQMGETNPLHVRIDIDENEIPRVKLGAEAIVSPRGEAERQVKATFVRAEPLVVPKRSLTNSAAERVDVRVLQLIYALPKSDAFRVGQQVDAFIPANGKPDGEG, encoded by the coding sequence GTGATCGCTGCCTGGTTGATCTTTGTCGGCCTGCCCGACCGCTCGACCACCGCGCCCGGCGAACAGCCGCCCAAGGCCACCGGCCAGCTGGCCAATGCGCCGCGCGTGGCCGGCGCGGGCGTGGTCGAGCCGGCGAGCGAGGTGATCGATATCGGCGCGGCGCTTTCGGGCCTTGTCACCGAGGTGCGGGTGCGCCCCGGTGACCGCGTAGCCAAGGGCGACGTGCTGTTCCTCGTCGATGCCCGCGCCGCTCGCGCGCAGCTCGATCAGGCGACTGCCGCCATCGGCGAAGCACGCGCTGCCATCGCCGAAGCCAGCGCGGCGCAATCGACCGCGCGCCAGCAGCTCGCGCTCTACCGCAGCCTCTCCGATCCCGCCGCCGTGAGCCGCGCCGAAGTGATCCGTGCCGAAGGCGAGGATGCCGCCGCGACCAGCCGCCTCGGCCTTGCCCGTGCGCGCCTTGCCGCTGCACAGGCGGCAGCCGGGGCTGCCCGCACCGAGATCGAAAGGCTGGTGGTCCACGCGCCGATTGCCGGTGAAATCCTTGCCGTGAATGTCCGCCCCGGCGAATTCGTCGCCACGCAGGGCGGCGGCAACAGCCAGCCCTTCATCCAGATGGGCGAAACCAACCCGCTCCACGTCCGCATCGATATCGACGAGAACGAAATCCCGCGGGTCAAGCTGGGCGCCGAGGCAATCGTATCCCCGCGCGGCGAGGCCGAGCGGCAGGTCAAGGCCACCTTCGTGCGCGCCGAACCGCTGGTCGTGCCCAAGCGCTCGCTCACCAATTCCGCGGCAGAACGCGTCGATGTGCGGGTGCTTCAGCTGATCTATGCCCTGCCCAAGAGCGATGCCTTCCGCGTGGGCCAGCAGGTCGACGCCTTCATCCCCGCCAACGGCAAGCCGGACGGGGAGGGCTGA